The nucleotide sequence ATAAACACCCGGATAGATGCGACAGTTTTTTCCGATACGAACGCCCGGGCGGATTGTCACCTGGGGATAGATCTGACAGTTTTCTCCCAGCTCGACATTGTCACTGATTTGCGCCTGGAGAGAGACCCCTATTTCAGGCAGGGGTCGTGATGGACGCAGTTTCTGAATGATTTTGATGAATGCTGCCTGTGCATCAACAACGGCAATCGAAGTAAAGGGAGCTTCTCCGAATGATTTCTCGAACGACTCTTCCAGCCGTTTTTCCAGAAGCACTGCGCCGGCATTGCTGGATCTCAACCGCTTGAGGTTCAACTCATCGCCGACAAAGGTGATATCGTGAGGGCCTGCTTTCAGAACAGACTCCGCACCATGTATTTCTAATCTTTGATTGCCTTTCACCAGGCAATTCAGCTCTTGAGCGATCCACTCGACTGTCGTCGACATCAAGGAGTCCTTTCCGGAAGATGCACGTTTAGTTGATCGATTGTCAGACGATGAACAGAGGGGTGGGACCGCCATCGTGGCAAATCCTGTAATGCTGTTCCCCCTAATCTCGCTGATTTTTAACTGATTTCACAAATTTAACGCAAGAGCATTTTTTTTAATGGGGACAGATTCGATTTGACGAGTTTTTCATTAAGTCTCAATTGGTTCAGTATTTAATTACAGAGGCGATCAGAAAGGCGGATTAGAATTCAGGAATGTCACTGGTAGCGAATAGCCGATGAATAAGTTAGGATGTGCTTCTGGCTTTGCGGAATCGTTTCCGGAGCATTAGACTGACGTCGCAAACTACGTCTGTCTCTCCAGTTAAGTAATCAACAATTAGAGATATATGGTATTAACGATGTCGGTACGTGGAATACGTGGTGCAACAACGGTGACACAGGATGCTGCTGCAGAAGTCCTGTCTGCAACGCGTGAGTTGCTGGAACAGCTTCTCAAATCAAACCGGATCGAAAACTTCGAAGATATTGTCTCTGTATTTTTTACAACGACTCCAGATCTGACCTCTGCATTTCCGGCAGAAGCGGCTCGTGAACTGGGGATGAAATCAGTACCACTGATCTGTGCCTCTGAAATTGCCGTCAAAGGAGCGATGCCTCGCTGCATCCGGGTCATGATTCACGTGAATACGGATCAGAAACAGTCAGAAGTAGTACACGTATATCTGAATGAGGCACAAAAGCTGCGACCTGATGTCGCTTCCGCTCAGTAAGATCATTACTGAATCTTCACCGGGGCAGGTTGGGGGTCGGGGGCATCTGTTCCAATAATGGCATTGGTTGATGTCCATTCCAAAAGCTGGTCAGAGCCATCTTCCTGAACAGTGAAGGGGATACCGCGTTCTTCCAGCGTATCGGTCAGTTCATCCAGCGGGTTTTTCAAAAACTGCGGCGGTAATACTGTCTTGAGTTGATCCCAGTTTTTTCTGACCAGGTTGATATTTTCCGGGGGAACCTGAATGAGATGTTCGGCGCGGTTCACACGGGCAATCCACATGGCCTCGTGCAGGGTCCGATGGCGCTCTTCCAGAGAGAGTGAGGAAAACGGGCGTTTATCCAGTTGCATCTGATGGATCGCGTTGTTCCCTTTGGTGATCATTTCCTCAAGCTTCTGATCTGATCGTAACTGGTGGCGGCTGGCTGCCAGCCCGATGGCCAGGGTAAAGCTGATGAATTGCTCTTTGGACATATCCCTCCGCAGGAGTGCTTTTTTGAGCAATCGGTTACGTATCCCAAACTGATCGCTGATACGTTGTACGTCCCAGAGCTGTGACATATTGATTTGCTCGCTGTTAACCAGATCTTCAATAGGCAGAGAACGAATATGGCTCCAGACCGGCGCTGGTGCATAGACGGTGGGGAATGTGGGCATTTTGCCTTCGGGTATCAGCTGAATGACTTTGAGGTAGCGCTTCAGTTCTGCTTCCGTTACTTTTTCGTTGATCTGTTTGAGCTCGGTGTACTCAAGAGAATGGTCGGAGCAACCTGAATGACTCGCTGAAACCACGGCGAGGACGCAGCAGATGATTCTGCAGAGTCTGGTCGTGTTAAATTTCAAAAAGGCCATATCAGTTCACCTGGTTTCAATCAAGGTAAAGAGTTCCCACCTCAGTTCAGGGCTATCAAAGTGACTCCAGGTTCAATCGGAAATCGTCAGGAGCACGGGATACGCCCTGAATAGAATATCGACATTGCCAAAATCAGGTGCTTAGTGCTGCGCAGAGATTTCCGAATAACCTGATTACAGGAATTGTGCGGGGAGCGTTGCTCGAACTTCAGCCCGGAGGAAAATGAAATCCGGTGATCCGAGTGACGGTCGCGACACAAACGACAGCTTGCGCCGTTACTGCGATGATCCAGACCGTCTGCATTTTCAGAAAAGAACTGGCCTGCAACTTTTCACCAGCCTGAATGTCATGGATCCTCTGCCAGTAAGGGATCGTCATCAGCAGTAACCAGGGCAGAAAGATCAACCAGAGTCGCGCCGCTTCTCCCATGTTCTTTCCCGAAAGCCATAAAAGCATCAGTACCATGCCACTGGACAGCAGAAATGCTTTCAGGCTGGAGCGGGTGGAACAATTTGCCTGCTCAGCGGAGATTCGTCTTTGGAAGCAGAGAGAACGAATAACCATCCAGGACACGGGTAGTCCCAGTGCCAGGCTGATCTCGAGTGGATTGAGCAGCAGCCACTTCCAGTATGTCCGCGTGTACTCGCTATAGAAGCCGGCATGGTTTTGAAAATTCAGATACCAGACCCGCAGCAGATTCAGGTCAAACACGGCAGCCAGGATGAATGCAGGTAAACAGAAACCTGCCAGACCACTGAAACCAGTTAAGGCAAGCGTTTTCCAGGCAGGGGGGGCTTGTCTGGAGCCCGTCAGACGAGGCCAGAGTTGCAGAATAAAAAAGCAGGCCGCACACACGCCGACCGGCAGAAATGCCAAAGTCAGAAACAGGCCTCCCCAGATCAACAGGCCTGCCAGGAAAGCACAGATCAGGTTATTTCTTCTGCAGGCAGTCACCCATAGATACAGAAATAATATGGCGATCACAGGAT is from Gimesia maris and encodes:
- the aroH gene encoding chorismate mutase — encoded protein: MSVRGIRGATTVTQDAAAEVLSATRELLEQLLKSNRIENFEDIVSVFFTTTPDLTSAFPAEAARELGMKSVPLICASEIAVKGAMPRCIRVMIHVNTDQKQSEVVHVYLNEAQKLRPDVASAQ